In Leptodesmis sichuanensis A121, the following are encoded in one genomic region:
- a CDS encoding DUF433 domain-containing protein, with amino-acid sequence MANWRAILALRTGSVSQDSLPSHPDSELQRKCQPLVHVGKTRVTLDTVVAVFKQGSTAEEIVYRYPTLKLADVYATIGSRSLLAAATAVSTGDSSHEPSEV; translated from the coding sequence GTGGCTAACTGGCGGGCAATATTGGCTCTACGAACCGGGTCTGTTTCACAGGACTCATTGCCATCCCATCCTGATTCCGAATTACAACGTAAATGTCAGCCACTGGTTCATGTTGGGAAAACTCGCGTCACACTGGATACTGTGGTTGCTGTTTTTAAGCAAGGCTCGACAGCAGAGGAAATTGTTTATCGTTACCCGACGCTGAAGTTGGCTGATGTTTATGCCACGATCGGAAGTAGAAGCTTACTTGCAGCAGCGACGGCAGTAAGCACAGGAGATTCGAGCCATGAACCAAGCGAGGTTTGA
- a CDS encoding Txe/YoeB family addiction module toxin yields the protein MTVLQTDPYQNPPPYEKLVGDLAGAYSRRINIQHRLVYEVIESKNTVKILRMWTHYE from the coding sequence ATTACCGTTCTTCAAACTGACCCGTATCAAAATCCACCGCCCTACGAAAAACTGGTAGGGGATTTAGCAGGAGCTTACTCTCGGCGAATTAACATTCAGCATCGTCTGGTGTACGAAGTCATCGAATCCAAGAATACTGTGAAAATTTTGCGTATGTGGACACATTATGAATAA
- the moaA gene encoding GTP 3',8-cyclase MoaA — MNPIDYLRISLIDRCNFRCQYCMPEGADLDYVLQQNLLTRDELMLLVQEVFIPVGFTRFRLTGGEPLVRPDVVEIVRSIASLPETQDLAMTTNAFLLADLAQELYDAGLRRINISLDSLKPEVFDQITGNRGRSRWQQVWNGIQTAYRVGFNPLKLNVVVIPGVNDDEVLDLAALSLDREWHIRFIEFMPIGNDGLFQDRGWINSETLRQQIQEKWGLTEGQVRGNGPADVFQIPGAKGTLGFISQMSECFCDRCNRMRLSADGWLRPCLLNETGQIDLRTALRSGIPLYELRQQVRELLMLKPDINYKDRNSGTTGRYARTMSQIGG; from the coding sequence ATGAACCCAATCGATTATCTTCGCATTAGCTTGATCGATCGCTGCAATTTCCGTTGTCAGTACTGTATGCCGGAAGGGGCAGACCTCGATTATGTGTTGCAGCAGAACTTATTAACACGAGATGAATTAATGCTCCTGGTGCAGGAGGTGTTCATTCCGGTTGGCTTTACTCGCTTTCGGCTCACGGGTGGAGAACCGCTAGTGCGTCCGGATGTGGTGGAAATTGTCAGATCGATCGCATCTCTGCCCGAAACCCAGGATCTGGCGATGACGACCAATGCTTTCTTACTGGCAGATCTGGCCCAGGAGTTGTATGACGCAGGCTTGCGCCGCATTAATATCAGCCTCGATTCCCTCAAGCCGGAAGTCTTTGATCAGATTACGGGCAACCGGGGGCGATCGCGCTGGCAACAGGTTTGGAATGGGATTCAGACTGCCTATCGGGTCGGATTCAATCCCCTCAAGTTAAATGTAGTGGTAATTCCTGGAGTCAATGATGATGAAGTACTGGATCTGGCGGCACTCAGTCTTGATCGCGAGTGGCACATCCGATTTATCGAATTCATGCCGATCGGCAATGATGGCCTGTTTCAGGATCGGGGTTGGATCAACTCCGAAACCCTGCGTCAGCAAATTCAGGAAAAATGGGGACTGACAGAGGGACAGGTGCGGGGCAATGGGCCTGCGGATGTATTTCAAATTCCCGGTGCCAAAGGGACGCTGGGTTTTATCAGCCAGATGTCGGAATGCTTCTGCGATCGCTGTAATCGTATGCGTCTGTCTGCCGATGGCTGGCTGCGCCCCTGTTTGCTCAACGAAACCGGGCAGATTGATTTGAGAACGGCGTTGCGATCGGGTATCCCCCTCTACGAACTGCGCCAACAAGTCCGGGAACTGCTGATGCTTAAACCCGACATCAACTACAAAGACCGCAACTCTGGTACCACAGGCCGCTATGCCCGCACAATGTCGCAGATCGGTGGGTAG
- a CDS encoding globin family protein: MQTLNHILTQNIIEADGRYLSTQELAPLECYYESYQTRLEAYQHLRDRSDRLVIAALQKLAQTYPDLIRQHGPRCKYDMSEVLRYIALSVLRDDELFFKEQMMVWLDTILLAHKRNTHCGLAYRYLLEAIVATLPAPVSNLVHPYLEGVIQSLQHE; this comes from the coding sequence ATGCAAACCCTGAACCATATCCTGACTCAGAACATTATAGAAGCAGACGGGCGTTATCTGAGCACCCAGGAACTGGCGCCATTAGAATGCTATTACGAGAGTTATCAAACGCGATTGGAGGCTTACCAGCACCTGCGAGATCGCAGCGATCGCCTCGTGATTGCAGCCTTGCAGAAATTAGCTCAGACCTACCCGGATCTGATTCGGCAACATGGGCCACGGTGCAAGTACGACATGAGCGAAGTTTTGAGATACATTGCTCTATCGGTATTGCGGGATGACGAACTGTTTTTCAAAGAACAGATGATGGTTTGGCTAGACACAATTCTGCTGGCCCACAAACGCAACACTCACTGCGGATTAGCCTACCGTTATTTACTAGAGGCGATCGTTGCCACCCTACCTGCCCCCGTCTCTAATCTGGTGCATCCCTATCTGGAAGGGGTGATCCAGTCCCTCCAGCATGAGTAA
- a CDS encoding aldose epimerase family protein, whose amino-acid sequence MFKVTIADRQYRTYILADEAGQSCLEVVPERGGMITRWQVQGQDILYLDAERFADPTLTVRGGVPILFPICGNLPDNQYHWQGKIYHLKQHGFARDLPWTVVDQSAAQQARLTLELVSTEETRRLYPFDFQLLFTYRLQGDRLTLHQTYTNRSADPMPFSAGFHPYFAVQHKGQLQFQIPASEFQDQRTKTVHSFSGQFDFEQDEIDVAFMDLSSPVATVTDPTRSQRLILSFSPEFSLLVFWTLKEKAFYCLEPWTAGRNAMNTGDRLLHLDPGQSLETEFTLQAKFG is encoded by the coding sequence ATGTTTAAAGTGACGATCGCCGATCGGCAGTACCGCACCTATATCCTGGCTGATGAAGCGGGCCAGTCCTGTTTAGAAGTGGTGCCAGAACGAGGTGGCATGATTACGCGCTGGCAGGTGCAGGGCCAGGATATCCTGTATCTGGATGCGGAACGGTTTGCCGACCCGACCCTGACCGTTCGGGGTGGAGTTCCAATTTTGTTTCCCATCTGTGGCAATTTGCCAGACAACCAGTACCACTGGCAGGGAAAGATCTATCACTTGAAGCAACATGGGTTCGCCCGCGATTTGCCCTGGACGGTTGTTGACCAGTCCGCTGCACAACAGGCTCGTCTGACACTGGAATTGGTGAGCACAGAGGAAACTCGTCGTCTTTATCCATTTGATTTTCAACTGCTGTTTACCTACCGTTTGCAGGGCGATCGCTTAACGCTGCACCAGACATATACCAACCGTTCTGCCGATCCCATGCCTTTCTCAGCGGGATTTCATCCCTACTTTGCGGTGCAGCATAAAGGCCAACTGCAATTTCAGATTCCTGCCTCTGAATTTCAGGATCAGCGCACGAAAACCGTGCATTCCTTCTCTGGACAATTTGATTTTGAGCAGGATGAGATTGATGTCGCTTTTATGGATCTCTCCAGTCCGGTGGCAACGGTCACGGATCCGACGCGATCGCAGCGACTTATCCTCTCCTTCAGCCCAGAATTTTCCCTGCTGGTCTTCTGGACACTGAAAGAAAAAGCCTTTTACTGCCTGGAACCCTGGACAGCCGGACGGAATGCCATGAATACGGGCGATCGGCTGCTCCACCTTGATCCCGGCCAAAGCTTAGAAACTGAATTTACCCTACAGGCGAAGTTTGGATAA
- a CDS encoding CapA family protein, translating to MVQSYSLHNKSYVQLARRGHPRAIADWLNQSLMPYGIFAYVGRPKKRGQLRLLLEFQFSEQQQPEGNWHEALIRFICHQIWQLNSPLIEGLSLRARFFDQPTKTLWKQSIRIITPALRQRQHAHHLKYRIHQTTRRKNRLRRARAILVGGPAVAAIIVGGVLGYSRAPKEQTEAAALTQTNQIQLPTRPDTVRTALETIPVVKHNQVSNAKDPTVTLMFAGDVTLADHFKEVIGKNYKKPFANLDEYRQADLSMVNLENPFTRTTSPMPDKQFNFKADPEDVKVLEAGGIDVVNLANNHTMDYQADGLKETLQTLDKAGIHYVGAGKDITEARRPKIIDVKGQRVAYLSYWGEEYGAAANKPGVNSIQETRIAEDIQAIRNQVDWVIVNYHWGQELATAPADWQVKLGRFTIDQGADVVVGHHPHVLQGAEIYRGRPIAYSLGNFIFGGNSRTDYDTAALKVSLKDKQMKVEFLPIEVKDYQAKVAKGDRAKEILNSLTQLSASFTQPMQNSMVLDARTLPPAPPQAATAPAAGPAAGSSAPVPTSPNPAIDPLAPDSSSNIPDPSSGNPSLLSPTPLPTDLEPTPPPAMPSPSALQSPALPSTNPAPPAPTSTATPAPAASPTNTVSPAPAPSSTDATDPNYYPSPVESHGTDILPGYGEVRPPSTSPQESSSPDTSSVNSGDATDFKQATTADDSGTAKSTAMKNQPTDTSVKAVAQSNDSQHQQGAADQGSAHDSGLDNVALAGPMMW from the coding sequence ATGGTTCAGTCCTACAGTCTGCACAATAAGTCTTATGTGCAATTGGCACGGCGAGGTCACCCACGAGCGATCGCCGACTGGCTTAACCAGTCATTAATGCCCTATGGGATATTTGCCTATGTTGGTCGCCCGAAAAAGCGGGGACAACTCCGGCTGCTCCTGGAGTTTCAATTCTCAGAGCAGCAACAGCCAGAGGGCAACTGGCATGAGGCGCTGATTCGCTTTATCTGTCACCAAATCTGGCAACTCAATTCCCCTTTGATCGAAGGACTGAGCCTCAGGGCGCGTTTTTTTGACCAACCCACCAAAACCCTCTGGAAGCAATCCATTCGGATCATCACTCCAGCCCTCCGTCAACGACAACACGCGCATCATCTCAAATATCGAATTCATCAAACCACCCGACGGAAAAATCGTCTGAGACGGGCACGCGCCATTCTGGTGGGTGGCCCTGCCGTAGCTGCCATTATTGTTGGGGGAGTGCTGGGCTATTCCAGAGCGCCTAAAGAGCAAACCGAAGCGGCCGCTTTGACCCAAACCAATCAGATTCAGCTACCAACCCGCCCCGATACGGTCAGAACGGCTCTGGAAACCATTCCTGTGGTGAAGCACAATCAGGTGTCCAACGCCAAAGATCCAACTGTGACTTTGATGTTTGCTGGGGATGTGACGCTAGCCGATCATTTTAAGGAGGTGATAGGCAAGAACTACAAGAAACCGTTTGCTAACCTGGATGAATATCGGCAGGCAGATTTGTCGATGGTGAATCTGGAAAACCCATTCACCCGTACCACGTCTCCCATGCCGGATAAGCAATTCAACTTTAAAGCCGATCCAGAGGATGTTAAAGTGCTGGAAGCGGGGGGCATCGACGTTGTCAACCTTGCCAACAATCACACCATGGATTACCAGGCGGATGGATTGAAGGAAACTCTGCAGACGTTGGACAAGGCGGGGATTCACTATGTCGGAGCGGGGAAGGATATTACAGAAGCCCGTCGTCCTAAAATTATTGATGTGAAAGGTCAGCGAGTGGCCTATCTCTCTTACTGGGGCGAGGAGTATGGGGCGGCAGCGAATAAGCCGGGGGTGAATTCAATTCAGGAAACTCGCATCGCGGAAGATATTCAGGCCATCCGCAATCAGGTGGATTGGGTGATTGTGAATTACCATTGGGGGCAGGAATTGGCTACAGCCCCGGCAGATTGGCAGGTGAAGCTGGGTCGTTTCACGATCGATCAGGGCGCAGATGTAGTAGTTGGGCACCATCCCCACGTTTTGCAGGGGGCTGAAATCTATCGCGGTCGGCCGATCGCCTACTCTTTAGGTAACTTCATCTTTGGCGGCAATTCCCGCACGGACTACGATACGGCAGCGCTGAAAGTCTCTCTCAAAGATAAGCAGATGAAGGTTGAGTTTCTGCCCATTGAGGTGAAGGATTATCAGGCGAAGGTAGCAAAAGGCGATCGGGCGAAGGAAATTTTGAACAGTCTGACCCAACTGTCCGCCTCCTTTACCCAACCGATGCAGAATTCGATGGTGTTGGATGCTCGAACCTTGCCGCCAGCACCACCACAGGCTGCTACTGCACCAGCTGCAGGCCCTGCTGCAGGATCCTCGGCTCCAGTCCCGACCAGTCCGAATCCGGCGATCGATCCCCTGGCTCCTGATTCTTCATCCAATATTCCTGATCCGTCATCCGGCAATCCCTCCCTCCTTTCTCCTACGCCGCTACCCACCGATCTGGAACCCACTCCCCCACCTGCCATGCCCAGTCCGAGTGCGCTGCAATCTCCGGCTCTCCCGTCTACGAATCCGGCTCCTCCGGCTCCTACAAGTACAGCTACTCCGGCTCCTGCGGCATCTCCCACGAATACAGTCTCTCCGGCCCCTGCGCCATCTTCTACAGATGCCACAGATCCCAATTACTATCCCTCTCCAGTGGAGTCTCATGGAACTGATATTCTCCCCGGATATGGAGAAGTTCGGCCCCCTTCCACCTCCCCTCAGGAGTCTTCTAGTCCAGATACTTCGTCAGTTAACTCAGGAGATGCTACCGACTTCAAGCAAGCTACTACAGCGGATGATTCAGGGACCGCAAAATCAACAGCTATGAAAAATCAGCCCACTGATACGTCGGTTAAGGCCGTCGCCCAGTCGAACGATTCTCAGCACCAGCAGGGAGCAGCGGATCAAGGATCAGCTCACGATTCCGGGTTAGATAACGTGGCTCTCGCAGGCCCGATGATGTGGTGA
- a CDS encoding TldD/PmbA family protein — protein MVTLPGNAKDRLTDLIARYRSRVDYLAVRLEAAEGTDILLRGNKIETLSEGVSIGGHVRACYQGGWGFASFNQLATLEERIEEAIAAARLVGDEETLLSPVDPVQDTCLLPLTGTDPRKIPLAQKKALCQHYGEILRSVSPQIATISVRYGDSAQQVILATSDGTLLEQSWVDMEMRFAATARNGETVQTGRETNGSRKAYEDLVGLDEQVRSAAQRAVDSLALPPVKGNTYTVVIDPILSGLFVHEAFGHLSEADMTYENPDLLETMSLGRRFGPAELQIFDGAAPAGHRGSYFYDDEGTPATTTQLIKDGVLVGRLHSRETAGKLGEAPTGNARCLNYHFPPIVRMTNTWIERGKTPVKDLFSDIREGVYARNWLGGMTNGEMFTFAAGEAWMIRNGEIAEPVRDVTLSGNAFKTLADIEAIGDDFFWDESGGCGKGGQSGLPVGCGGPSLRLRNVVVGGEAID, from the coding sequence ATGGTGACACTCCCTGGCAACGCAAAAGATCGTTTAACTGATTTAATTGCCCGTTATCGATCGCGGGTAGATTACCTGGCAGTCCGGTTAGAAGCGGCAGAGGGCACGGATATTCTACTGAGAGGAAATAAGATTGAGACCCTCAGTGAGGGAGTGTCGATCGGGGGTCATGTGCGGGCCTGTTATCAGGGAGGCTGGGGATTTGCCAGCTTTAATCAACTGGCCACCCTGGAAGAGCGGATTGAGGAGGCGATCGCGGCAGCTCGTTTGGTTGGAGATGAAGAAACCTTGCTGTCTCCCGTGGATCCGGTGCAGGATACCTGCCTGTTGCCATTGACTGGAACCGATCCTCGTAAGATTCCGCTGGCCCAGAAGAAAGCCTTATGCCAGCACTATGGCGAAATTCTGCGCAGTGTGAGTCCCCAAATTGCCACGATTTCAGTTCGGTATGGGGATAGTGCTCAACAGGTCATCCTGGCTACTTCCGACGGTACGCTGTTGGAGCAATCCTGGGTAGATATGGAAATGCGGTTTGCAGCGACGGCCCGGAATGGAGAAACCGTACAAACGGGGAGGGAAACAAACGGTTCCCGCAAAGCCTATGAGGATCTGGTTGGACTGGATGAACAAGTTCGGAGTGCGGCCCAGAGAGCGGTAGATTCCCTGGCCCTGCCACCTGTGAAAGGCAATACCTATACCGTTGTGATTGACCCGATTCTGAGTGGGTTATTTGTGCATGAAGCGTTTGGGCATCTTTCGGAAGCAGATATGACCTACGAAAATCCCGATCTGCTGGAAACGATGAGTCTCGGTCGCCGCTTTGGGCCTGCGGAACTGCAAATTTTTGATGGGGCTGCACCTGCCGGACACCGGGGTAGCTATTTCTATGATGATGAGGGCACTCCAGCGACCACGACACAGTTGATTAAAGATGGAGTGTTAGTGGGACGGCTGCATTCTCGCGAAACGGCGGGCAAGCTGGGAGAGGCTCCTACCGGGAATGCGCGGTGTCTGAACTATCACTTTCCGCCGATCGTCCGCATGACCAATACCTGGATTGAGCGGGGCAAAACACCTGTTAAAGACCTGTTTAGTGATATCCGGGAAGGGGTTTATGCCCGGAATTGGTTGGGGGGCATGACGAATGGAGAAATGTTTACCTTCGCAGCAGGTGAAGCCTGGATGATTCGCAATGGTGAGATTGCGGAACCCGTGCGGGATGTCACGCTGTCAGGAAATGCTTTCAAAACGTTGGCCGATATTGAAGCGATCGGGGACGATTTCTTCTGGGATGAATCGGGCGGCTGTGGCAAAGGGGGCCAGAGTGGTCTGCCTGTAGGGTGTGGTGGCCCTAGCTTACGGTTGCGGAATGTCGTCGTCGGTGGAGAAGCGATCGATTAA